Within Armatimonadia bacterium, the genomic segment TCTCAAGGAACGGTAACCACATACCACGTCGCGGGTCACCATCTCTCTTCTTGTTGAGAAGGCTGAAGCCCTGGCAGGGCGGCCCCCCGATAACGACATCGGCCTCAGGCACCACCACATTGCGGTCCGAGAGTATGCCCTCGATGTCCCCGCAGATACAGTGAGGGCCGAAGTTTGCGCTGTAGGTGTCGACCGCGGTCTGGTTGTAGTCGTTGGCCCAGACCGGCTCATAGACGTGCCCCAAGAACCGCGTGAAGCCGGCTGTCATGCCGCCTGCTCCCGCAAAGGCGTCGATGAGCCTCGGACGTAGCCCGGCGCAGCTCAGCTGTCCCGCGCTCCGCAGATGGAACAGGTCCTCCTCACTGCAGAGAGCGGCTTCGCTGACACCGGCTGGGGCACTCGCATAGGAAGTGTTGACCATGTTCACCCTGTCACAGCTTCTCCAGACTATGTCCATCGGCATCGGCCCCCGGGAGACCTCGACCGAGCAAAGGGCACGGTCCGATTATACCGTCCAGAGCAGGCTGGAGCAACCGCATCCAGGGAATGCGTACACGGACCCAGACTGGCCGGTTGGTTCACGCCAGGGGCTGGGAAGACCTGCCCCAGGGCAGGAATCGGCGACGGATAGAGGAATGGACTGAGCATGAGAACACGACTGATCGCCTTGCTCCTCCTGCTGGTCGGTACCTATGGCTGTGCTGAGAGCCCCAGGCCTGAAGTGCTGATGGTTCGCAGCCCTGACTCGGGCGCCGGGAACTGGGGTGCACTTCCAGCCCTCCTCGGTGCCAAGGTCGTTGTGGAGTCGCGCGAGGATGGGGCTCTGCCGGAAGGTGATCTGGGTAGGTACAAACTCATCGTGCTCAGCACCAACCTGAACGTGTATGAGTCGGAGCGGCAGCGGCTGTGGGAGTACGTGAACGTGGGCGGGAAGCTGGTGACGTGGTTTGCGGATGATGCCCGGGCCGACCGGATCTTCTGGCCCTACCGGCTGGTCCTTAGCGACCGCGACCCGTCGGCGGTGACCTTCGCAAGCAGCGGCCATCCGCTCCTCAAGGGGCTTGCGGGAAGGAAGTTCGAGGGGACCATCCAGGGCGGCGACGTGGCGAAGGACTGGGACCGCGAGCACTGGCAGGTCCTTGCTGACACAACCGATGGGCCTGCGATGCTGCTTGCGTCCTACGGCAAGGGATGGATTCTGGATGTGCAGTTCCACGTCGGGCTCTCCGCGCGGCACGACGCAATCGCCCCGCTAGTCAGTAACCTGATCGACTGGGCCGGGCTGACACCGGTCTCACCGGCCGACTTGGCCAAGAGGTCGCGAGAAGAGGTCATGCTGGCGGTGGCCCGCCATCAACTCCGCACGCTCCAGGAGGGTGACTGGAAGCGCGGGACCTGGGCCGAGGTGGAGCAGTCGCGACCGCCCACAGGGATCTCCTGGAACTACCCCTGGGGTGTGACACTGTATGGGCTGCTGCGGGTCAGTGCGGTGACGGGCGACAACACCTTCGCGCAGTTCGTGACGCGGCACAACCTGATCGCGGCGAAGCAGCACGACTACCTTCAGTGGCAGAAGGCGACCTTCGGGCAGGCAGTGCGAATCGGGTCGCTGATGGAGATCCTGCGGCTGAGTTCGCTGGATGACTGCGGATCGATGTCGAGCCAGGTCGTCGAGGGGATGCTGAACTACGGGGCACCGCGCACTACCGAGACGCTCGCGATGATGCAGCGGGTAGCCGACTACATCAGCCACAAGCAGTCGCGGCTCCCCGACGGGAGCCTGTGCCGAGGGTCAACGCTGTGGATCGATGACCTGTACATGAGCTGCCCCTTCCTGGCTCGCTGGGGCACCTTCACCGGAGACAGCAAGTACTGGGATGACGCGGCACGCCAACTGCTGAACTTCGCCGGGCGGCTTCAGGACAAGGACGGCCTGTGGTTCCACGGCTGGTTCAACCGCGAAGGCAAGGTCAACGGCTACAAGTGGGGACGTGGTAACGGCTGGGCGCTTCTGTCAGAGGTGGAAGTGATAGGGCAACTGCCGGAGGGCCATCCTGATCGCGCTCGGCTGATGGAGAACCTGCGCAGGCATATCGAGGGTCTGGAGAAGGTGCAGGCGCCCTCCGGGCTCTGGCGGCAAGTCGTGGACCGGCCGGAGCTATGGGAGGAGACCTCCTGCACCGGGATGTACGCCTACTGCATCGCCCGGGCCTGCAACCGAGGCTGGATCGGCAAGGAGCATCTGGTGTACGCCCGGCGAGCGGTCGATGGGCTCAAGGCCAAGGTCGGCTGGGACGGCAGCGTGTTCGACACCTGCGCGGGGACAGGGATCGGTCGGAGCCTGGAGCAGTATGTTGCCCGCCCGCGACCGGTGAATGATGGACACGGGCCGGGGCCGGTACTACTGGCCTTCTCGGAGGTTCTGGCGGCGGAAGGCAAGTAGCCTTCGACGGCTCTCTTCGAGTACGCGCTTGCAGGCCACTACAGACCGGCTCCGGCCGGTCTGTTCGCTTCCGAGGGCAGGGAAGGCGGCAGTGGGAGACCGGCTACGCAGGGCGACAAGGCGATTGTCACAGAGCCGGGCCTCCGGACAGGCTTTGATGAAACCTGGGCCGGATACGTGTGTTATAGTAGTGTCAGTTGTTGCCGCAGGAGCTTTCAGGTAGTGATCGAGCAGCAATCGGCAGGGGAGCCACAATGGTTCACGCGAAGCTCACCGTCCTGGGGAACATCAACATAGACTTCGTGATGGAGACCGACCGTCTACCAGACCCGGGGGAGAATCTGGTCGGGAAGAACCTGCGGTTCGTTCCGGGTGGCAAGGCGGCCAACCAGGCGGTCACGGCCGCCCGTCTGGGAGCACAGGTAACGCTCATTGGTCGTGTGGGACGCGACGCCTTCGGTCCGGCGCTCGTGGACAACTTCGAGCGCGAAGGCATCAACACGGACTACATCGTTCGCGATGAGGAGGCCGTAACGGGTGCGGCCTTCGTCGCGCTGATGCCGTCGGGTGAGAACAGCATCCTGACGGTCCTGGGTGCCAATGACCGCTGCGACCCCGAGCAGGTCGAGGCGGCCTCACCGGCCATCGAGCGGGCTGACCAGTTGCTGGTGCAGCTCGCCGTTCCGACCGAAACCGTAGACCGGGCGATTCAGATCGCCGTGGACCGTGGGGTTCCAGTCCAGCTCGACCCGACGCCGATTGGTCGGGGGCTGCCCAAGCTGTGGCACCGCGCCTATCGGGTCACGCCCAATGAGAGCGAGGCTTCCGCAGTCTCGAAGATCACCGTGAGCGACGTTCCCAGTGCCGTGGAGGCCTGTCGGAAGCTGCGGCGCCGGGGTGTGAAGGTGCCGGTAGTGAAGCTGGGCGGCACCGGTTGCGTGGTCCTCGATGACCAGGGGCCGCGTCTGGTCGAGGGGTACTCGGTTGAGGTAGTGGACACCACGGGTGCCGGAGATGCCTTCGCGGCCGGTCTGGCAGTGCGTTCCGCAGAGGGTGCGCCCATCGACTGCGCCCTGGCCTTCGCCAACGCCTGCGGGGCACTGGCCTGCACCGTTGTGGGTGCCCAGCCGAGCCTGCCGCGACGAGAGGCTGTAGAGAAGTTCCTCAAGCTCCAGGGTGGCGAGGAGAAGGCATCGGTCATCGCGCTCTAGAGGCCCGACGGGCGACCTGAGTTCGTACCGGAGGAATCGCCGGACGGCGGGCCATGGCCCGCC encodes:
- a CDS encoding glycoside hydrolase family 88 protein, yielding MRTRLIALLLLLVGTYGCAESPRPEVLMVRSPDSGAGNWGALPALLGAKVVVESREDGALPEGDLGRYKLIVLSTNLNVYESERQRLWEYVNVGGKLVTWFADDARADRIFWPYRLVLSDRDPSAVTFASSGHPLLKGLAGRKFEGTIQGGDVAKDWDREHWQVLADTTDGPAMLLASYGKGWILDVQFHVGLSARHDAIAPLVSNLIDWAGLTPVSPADLAKRSREEVMLAVARHQLRTLQEGDWKRGTWAEVEQSRPPTGISWNYPWGVTLYGLLRVSAVTGDNTFAQFVTRHNLIAAKQHDYLQWQKATFGQAVRIGSLMEILRLSSLDDCGSMSSQVVEGMLNYGAPRTTETLAMMQRVADYISHKQSRLPDGSLCRGSTLWIDDLYMSCPFLARWGTFTGDSKYWDDAARQLLNFAGRLQDKDGLWFHGWFNREGKVNGYKWGRGNGWALLSEVEVIGQLPEGHPDRARLMENLRRHIEGLEKVQAPSGLWRQVVDRPELWEETSCTGMYAYCIARACNRGWIGKEHLVYARRAVDGLKAKVGWDGSVFDTCAGTGIGRSLEQYVARPRPVNDGHGPGPVLLAFSEVLAAEGK
- a CDS encoding ribokinase, which gives rise to MVHAKLTVLGNINIDFVMETDRLPDPGENLVGKNLRFVPGGKAANQAVTAARLGAQVTLIGRVGRDAFGPALVDNFEREGINTDYIVRDEEAVTGAAFVALMPSGENSILTVLGANDRCDPEQVEAASPAIERADQLLVQLAVPTETVDRAIQIAVDRGVPVQLDPTPIGRGLPKLWHRAYRVTPNESEASAVSKITVSDVPSAVEACRKLRRRGVKVPVVKLGGTGCVVLDDQGPRLVEGYSVEVVDTTGAGDAFAAGLAVRSAEGAPIDCALAFANACGALACTVVGAQPSLPRREAVEKFLKLQGGEEKASVIAL